A region of Leptospiraceae bacterium DNA encodes the following proteins:
- the gspE gene encoding type II secretion system ATPase GspE, which yields MKRTLGEVLVEDGIITQKELTDSLKVQEKSNLSLSQIIQKKGYAGEIDVMKGLAKLHNMDFMEKLEFTPNEEVYSKIPYKLVQKSRMVPFYSENGTVHIAINDPTDLHPLDDVKMFLKGHKVKFVLSPETEITRLIHSHFDKTTSDAKEMMDEMAEGELSDFADVDESLDLSNEAPIIKMVNVILSQAVTERASDIHIEAYEKSLVVRYRVDGILHKVLSPPKSFHAGIVSRIKIMSNLNIAENRLPQDGRIKLKLAGKDIDIRVSTIPCQFGERVVMRLLNKTDQKYSLETLGFTEELMTQIRKIIYQPYGIILVTGPTGSGKSTTLYSSLTELNTPERNIITCEDPVEYQIEGISQMQMQEKIGMTFAIGLRAILRQDPDVVMVGEIRDEETARIAIQASLTGHLVFSTLHTNDAASAATRLIDMGIEPYLITSTVLGFLAQRLVRRICPECKTPYKPSEKELESVNLKISDLIDGNLFRGKGCSNCMGTGYKGRIGIYELLIMNNEIKNGILRGADAGELNRISLAGGMTNLKKYGIRKAIEGVSTLDEVLRVVS from the coding sequence ATGAAACGAACTTTAGGAGAAGTCCTGGTTGAAGATGGGATTATTACCCAGAAAGAACTGACTGATTCTTTAAAAGTTCAGGAAAAAAGTAATCTTTCGCTCAGCCAGATTATACAGAAGAAAGGCTATGCTGGAGAAATCGATGTTATGAAGGGGCTTGCGAAGCTCCATAATATGGATTTTATGGAGAAGCTGGAATTTACTCCGAATGAAGAAGTCTATAGTAAAATTCCTTATAAACTGGTTCAAAAATCCCGTATGGTTCCTTTTTACTCCGAAAATGGAACTGTTCATATTGCAATAAATGATCCCACCGATCTGCATCCTCTTGACGATGTGAAAATGTTTCTCAAAGGACATAAGGTTAAATTTGTCTTATCTCCTGAAACCGAAATTACAAGACTGATTCACTCTCACTTTGATAAAACAACTTCTGATGCCAAAGAAATGATGGATGAGATGGCAGAGGGGGAACTCAGCGATTTTGCTGATGTTGATGAATCTCTGGATTTGAGCAATGAAGCCCCTATCATCAAAATGGTGAATGTAATTCTTTCCCAGGCCGTTACGGAGAGGGCATCTGATATCCATATTGAGGCCTATGAAAAATCCCTGGTGGTGCGTTACCGGGTAGATGGTATTTTACATAAGGTTTTAAGTCCTCCCAAGTCCTTTCATGCAGGGATTGTTTCCCGGATTAAGATTATGTCCAACCTGAACATTGCAGAAAATCGTCTGCCTCAGGATGGTCGGATAAAACTCAAGCTGGCCGGAAAGGACATTGATATCCGGGTTTCTACGATTCCCTGCCAGTTCGGCGAACGGGTAGTAATGAGGCTTTTGAATAAGACCGACCAGAAGTATTCTCTTGAGACTCTTGGTTTTACCGAAGAATTGATGACGCAAATTCGGAAAATAATCTATCAACCTTATGGAATTATTCTGGTTACAGGGCCTACCGGTTCCGGTAAATCTACAACTCTTTATTCTTCCCTTACTGAATTGAATACCCCGGAAAGAAATATTATTACCTGTGAAGACCCGGTAGAATACCAGATAGAAGGGATTTCCCAGATGCAGATGCAGGAGAAAATCGGGATGACCTTTGCCATCGGTCTTCGGGCCATTTTACGTCAGGACCCGGATGTGGTGATGGTAGGGGAGATTCGCGATGAAGAAACAGCAAGAATTGCGATTCAGGCTTCTCTTACCGGGCACCTTGTGTTCTCAACCCTTCACACAAACGACGCTGCCAGTGCCGCCACAAGGCTTATTGACATGGGAATTGAACCCTACCTGATAACCTCAACTGTTCTTGGCTTTTTAGCCCAGAGGCTGGTTCGAAGAATCTGTCCGGAATGCAAGACTCCATATAAGCCTTCTGAAAAAGAGCTGGAATCGGTGAATCTCAAAATCTCAGACCTGATAGATGGGAATTTATTCAGAGGGAAGGGGTGTTCTAATTGTATGGGTACTGGCTATAAGGGACGGATTGGTATTTATGAACTCCTAATAATGAATAACGAAATTAAAAATGGGATTTTGCGGGGAGCCGATGCCGGAGAATTGAATCGGATTTCCCTTGCCGGTGGAATGACCAATCTCAAGAAGTATGGTATTCGAAAAGCAATCGAGGGAGTCAGCACTCTCGATGAAGTATTACGTGTGGTGAGCTAA
- a CDS encoding prepilin-type cleavage/methylation domain-containing protein: MLKRTFRTGTNLVELAVVIMILGVLFTGIFGAYYTSLKITKNVRPTGGTDRKSLLFAVEHVRKTFAQTFYIPGHKRIIFKGKGDGSPGERRDYVTFAAHHAGAEEAGMPAIREVSFYLKKMGEDGIYYYLIRREDEMVDKDPYRGGVEHILLDHVSSFQLKYSGTGESWVDSWDSTQMNKVPKLIRIEVIAIIGKQEVRYEALAFPGLYFK, encoded by the coding sequence ATGTTGAAAAGGACTTTTAGAACTGGAACCAACCTGGTTGAGCTGGCTGTTGTAATTATGATACTCGGGGTTTTATTTACCGGGATTTTTGGTGCTTATTATACATCTTTAAAAATTACAAAAAATGTGCGCCCGACGGGTGGAACCGATAGGAAGAGCTTACTTTTTGCAGTAGAGCATGTGCGTAAAACTTTTGCTCAAACCTTTTATATCCCCGGTCACAAAAGGATTATTTTCAAAGGAAAGGGAGATGGAAGTCCCGGAGAAAGGCGGGACTATGTGACTTTTGCGGCTCACCACGCCGGTGCTGAAGAGGCGGGAATGCCTGCCATCCGGGAAGTTTCTTTTTATTTGAAAAAAATGGGGGAAGACGGAATCTACTATTACCTGATTCGCCGAGAAGATGAAATGGTGGATAAGGATCCTTATCGGGGGGGAGTAGAGCATATACTTCTGGATCATGTATCCAGTTTTCAGTTGAAGTATTCAGGTACTGGAGAGAGCTGGGTCGATTCCTGGGATTCGACTCAGATGAATAAAGTGCCCAAATTAATCAGGATTGAAGTTATTGCAATTATTGGAAAGCAGGAGGTAAGATATGAAGCACTCGCGTTTCCGGGTCTCTATTTTAAATAG
- a CDS encoding general secretion pathway protein GspK gives MVVMLVMAITTSSFLTANDFANKCMTELKIARAGADGFRAFSLAIAGMQGGLGALKKIPEEYLYQSGIAFNPPPIQMGGGTIYYKMSPEDGKININTLVREHDDLPNLRTQEILSRLFEQLSIPPEKIFPLIDWLDKNSEEMGGGAEIFYYSGLKPPRKVKNAPLYSLSELTSVKGFDRDLVYGSLKPKDWNETHSDDFSTDEEKVLITDSDFVLSNNITAFLPYNDQLDERININAAPYYVLISLSEFMTKQAAMKLLKLKLEKGGYIKNVDELEKLPEFQIKTSGGFTLYKELVGENTAVSAGRIKTRGDIYSITGVGIVGNNVMRKVSCLFDLTNNKVLYYSED, from the coding sequence ATGGTTGTAATGCTGGTTATGGCAATAACAACTTCTTCTTTTCTTACAGCCAATGATTTTGCAAATAAATGCATGACCGAATTGAAAATAGCTCGTGCAGGTGCGGATGGGTTTCGTGCCTTTTCTCTGGCTATAGCCGGAATGCAGGGAGGACTCGGAGCCTTGAAAAAGATTCCGGAAGAATACCTGTACCAATCGGGAATAGCCTTTAATCCTCCTCCTATTCAGATGGGTGGAGGGACGATTTATTATAAAATGTCTCCGGAAGATGGTAAAATTAATATAAATACTCTCGTTCGGGAACACGATGATCTACCCAATCTCAGAACCCAGGAAATTCTATCTCGACTTTTTGAGCAGTTGTCTATTCCCCCGGAAAAGATATTTCCCCTGATAGACTGGCTGGATAAAAATTCAGAAGAAATGGGGGGAGGAGCTGAAATTTTTTATTATAGCGGTTTAAAACCTCCCAGAAAAGTAAAAAATGCCCCCCTGTATTCTCTATCGGAATTGACTTCTGTGAAAGGATTTGACAGAGATTTAGTGTACGGTTCCTTGAAACCTAAGGATTGGAATGAAACCCATTCAGATGATTTTTCTACAGATGAGGAAAAGGTTTTAATTACCGATTCTGATTTTGTTTTGAGTAATAATATTACAGCTTTTTTGCCTTATAACGATCAACTGGATGAAAGGATCAATATCAATGCAGCACCCTATTATGTCCTGATTTCTCTTTCGGAGTTTATGACCAAGCAGGCAGCTATGAAACTTTTAAAGTTGAAACTGGAAAAGGGTGGATATATTAAAAATGTGGATGAACTGGAAAAACTGCCCGAATTCCAGATTAAAACTTCCGGTGGTTTTACTCTATATAAAGAATTGGTCGGGGAAAATACAGCGGTGTCCGCAGGACGAATCAAAACCCGTGGGGATATATATAGTATTACGGGAGTCGGTATAGTGGGAAATAATGTGATGAGAAAGGTCTCCTGTCTTTTTGACCTGACCAATAATAAGGTGCTTTATTATTCTGAGGATTGA
- a CDS encoding prepilin-type N-terminal cleavage/methylation domain-containing protein yields the protein MKSRRIRKGFSLIEAAIALAIAASAMVWTYSLITNGLSMQRKATNISNAVLLARIKMSQIDASSKMESGSTEGDVPGFRGYKFLTEIKEENLNLLELAGGGGDKVAGRPQELSNDKDSKLSELAKRKGKDLSQAKEAGEIKVFKITVKITYPDGNAERSYVVQTFKSVDF from the coding sequence ATGAAGAGTAGAAGAATTCGAAAAGGCTTTTCCCTGATTGAAGCGGCTATCGCCCTGGCTATTGCAGCTTCAGCAATGGTTTGGACTTATTCTTTAATTACGAATGGTCTGAGTATGCAAAGAAAGGCTACGAATATCTCTAATGCAGTTTTATTAGCCCGGATAAAAATGTCCCAGATTGATGCCAGTTCCAAGATGGAATCCGGTAGTACGGAAGGAGATGTTCCCGGTTTTCGGGGGTACAAATTCCTAACAGAGATCAAGGAAGAAAATTTAAATTTACTTGAACTTGCCGGTGGGGGAGGAGACAAAGTAGCCGGTAGACCCCAGGAGCTGAGCAATGATAAGGATTCTAAACTCAGTGAGCTGGCAAAACGAAAAGGAAAGGATTTAAGTCAGGCGAAAGAAGCGGGAGAAATTAAGGTTTTTAAAATAACGGTAAAAATTACCTACCCCGATGGAAATGCAGAGAGAAGCTATGTAGTGCAGACTTTTAAATCAGTGGATTTTTAA
- a CDS encoding prepilin-type N-terminal cleavage/methylation domain-containing protein translates to MLLTLTPKLLEKKASSLSISIYREELYSQKKSWELFFHVSEPSKVRLHPGNLIMKPKHRRGLTLVEIIVVVSILGLLISMTVSSLMNLIIPSVSNTSEKLKAALFFCYQTAILSNQTVVLTIDFENNKYKAIRIQRTEKGLEKKVILESGMPINTKFMSITDIRGIKHETGFFSIPFTHTGIAEDYNIHLGNGSNVSKTVQLFRYNGRIEIKNGEEDRTSGAQSEQNTSNDLEGYEE, encoded by the coding sequence ATGCTCCTGACACTTACCCCAAAGCTTTTAGAAAAAAAGGCCAGTAGTCTTAGTATTTCCATTTATCGGGAGGAATTATATTCCCAGAAAAAAAGTTGGGAATTATTCTTTCACGTAAGCGAACCATCGAAGGTTCGCTTGCATCCCGGAAATTTAATTATGAAGCCAAAACATAGAAGAGGACTTACCCTGGTTGAAATCATTGTTGTGGTAAGTATACTTGGCTTACTCATAAGCATGACAGTTTCCAGTTTGATGAATCTTATTATTCCTTCCGTGAGTAATACTTCCGAAAAATTAAAAGCAGCCCTTTTTTTTTGTTATCAGACCGCTATATTAAGCAATCAAACCGTTGTTCTGACTATAGATTTTGAGAATAACAAATATAAGGCTATTCGAATCCAGAGAACCGAGAAAGGATTAGAAAAGAAAGTGATTCTCGAATCCGGAATGCCAATTAATACAAAGTTTATGAGTATTACCGATATCCGGGGAATAAAACACGAGACCGGTTTTTTTTCGATTCCTTTTACCCATACAGGAATTGCCGAAGATTATAATATTCATCTGGGTAATGGTTCGAATGTATCGAAGACTGTACAGCTTTTCCGATATAACGGCAGGATCGAAATTAAAAATGGAGAAGAAGATAGGACTTCCGGGGCACAGTCGGAACAGAATACGTCTAATGACTTGGAAGGTTATGAAGAGTAG
- a CDS encoding type II secretion system F family protein, with product MALFTYIAFNKKGKEEHGIIDANNIQAARNKLKAKGLYVRVIKEDKEKQERELFPFLTKLLYRIPRKEVGLFTQQLGTLLGAGIPLDRSLANIIEQTENQYFKKVLIEIRTSITEGESLSGSMARHPEIFPQQYPSLVSVGEKTGNYEATLIRLAELEEASEDLKSKVQVAMIYPFIMAGLSLFVTIFLLTVVIPQIQELFVQFDAKLPLITLIVIWISNALVNYWWLMILVIVASTYLFIRFKNSEEGKKKWDNFVLQIPIFGTLSRKVLISSFARNMGVLLTNRVPLITSLQIVSRIVNNYIFQKEINSAIEKIKEGGKLSDSFMESTILTPMVLGMLSAGEASDTVPEMMNKLAEIFDKEVNNAIKSLTQSLEPIMIVLMGGLIFTIMAAIMTPMYKLTKEIQNL from the coding sequence ATGGCCTTATTTACATACATAGCCTTTAATAAAAAGGGAAAAGAAGAGCATGGAATTATAGATGCTAATAATATCCAGGCTGCTCGAAACAAATTGAAAGCCAAGGGGCTTTATGTTCGGGTGATAAAAGAAGATAAGGAAAAGCAGGAACGGGAGCTTTTTCCTTTTTTAACCAAACTCTTGTATCGCATTCCCAGAAAAGAAGTGGGATTGTTCACTCAGCAACTCGGAACCCTGCTGGGAGCAGGAATTCCTTTAGATCGTTCTCTGGCAAATATCATAGAACAAACGGAGAATCAATATTTTAAAAAAGTACTGATTGAAATTCGAACCTCCATCACGGAAGGAGAATCCTTATCCGGTTCAATGGCCAGGCACCCGGAGATATTTCCCCAACAGTATCCCTCTTTAGTATCAGTGGGAGAAAAAACCGGTAATTACGAAGCAACCCTGATACGATTAGCAGAATTGGAAGAAGCCTCAGAAGATTTGAAATCGAAGGTGCAGGTAGCCATGATTTATCCTTTTATCATGGCGGGTCTTTCTTTATTTGTAACCATCTTTCTTTTGACAGTGGTGATTCCCCAGATACAGGAGCTTTTTGTGCAGTTTGATGCCAAGCTACCCTTAATTACCCTTATCGTAATCTGGATATCCAATGCCCTGGTGAATTACTGGTGGCTTATGATCCTCGTGATTGTGGCTTCTACCTATTTATTTATCCGGTTTAAAAATTCAGAAGAGGGAAAAAAGAAGTGGGATAATTTTGTTTTGCAAATTCCCATTTTTGGAACCCTTTCTCGGAAAGTTCTTATCAGTAGTTTTGCTCGAAATATGGGTGTACTTCTGACTAACCGGGTGCCCTTGATTACTTCATTACAAATAGTTTCCCGTATTGTGAATAATTATATTTTCCAGAAAGAAATTAATTCAGCTATTGAAAAAATCAAAGAAGGTGGCAAGCTATCTGACTCTTTCATGGAGTCTACTATATTGACACCTATGGTATTGGGTATGTTATCAGCCGGTGAGGCTTCGGATACAGTGCCGGAAATGATGAATAAGCTTGCGGAGATCTTTGACAAAGAAGTGAATAATGCAATAAAATCTTTGACTCAGAGTCTTGAGCCTATCATGATAGTTTTAATGGGTGGCCTGATATTCACGATTATGGCTGCTATCATGACGCCTATGTACAAGCTGACCAAAGAAATTCAAAACTTATAA
- a CDS encoding type II secretion system protein GspG, whose product MITGKLRRKIRRGLTLVELSVVVLILGAIIALVALNINPGQLKDDTASLKLRKDANELMMHLERYAAAYGKYPSEEQGLSALVEKPSVGDVPEDYKPIIKNRSAVLDPWGTPYKLKMNQDSGDPEIWTLGKDKADGGTGKNQDFNINAPDTYPKAFRKKGQ is encoded by the coding sequence ATGATTACAGGTAAATTAAGAAGAAAGATTCGTAGGGGTTTAACTCTGGTGGAGTTATCCGTGGTGGTTCTTATTTTAGGAGCAATTATTGCCCTCGTGGCTTTAAACATTAACCCGGGACAACTCAAGGATGATACAGCTTCATTGAAACTCAGAAAGGATGCAAACGAGCTTATGATGCACCTTGAAAGATACGCTGCTGCTTACGGTAAATATCCATCCGAAGAGCAGGGTCTTTCAGCCCTTGTTGAGAAGCCTTCTGTGGGTGATGTACCGGAGGACTATAAGCCTATTATAAAAAACCGTTCTGCTGTTTTAGATCCCTGGGGAACTCCCTATAAACTGAAAATGAACCAGGACTCAGGTGATCCCGAAATTTGGACTCTCGGAAAAGATAAAGCAGATGGAGGAACCGGTAAAAATCAGGATTTTAATATTAATGCTCCTGACACTTACCCCAAAGCTTTTAGAAAAAAAGGCCAGTAG